One window from the genome of Rhea pennata isolate bPtePen1 chromosome 16, bPtePen1.pri, whole genome shotgun sequence encodes:
- the LOC134147950 gene encoding sterile alpha motif domain-containing protein 1-like, producing the protein MPADTDQGGSSRRRFRLIAPGEPPPPAPAPPPRRLFVPAAQASGETSLRVLSAGPAGRERSRSRPPPAGDVPGALPPLRRLGRGENTLPSPPPGGLFPRPPAAPEKRERPTLAFAPGKRQLPEPLQGELPEAGGKRRLFSKGALSFPRNVDQSIFKGCSAPTRYDLKPASVCHCTRVYLLGPGLLYPLESSKIVSVEGAAGGKENPAVAGGLRAGGSELRHPRARDRRGNLLEEASRRQPRKNKGGDPGMQNEFRLELRFLLALAPRMCEPPSGTFSFCRAA; encoded by the exons ATGCCAGCAGACA CGGATCAAGGAGGCTCCTCGCGTAGGAGGTTCAGGCTAATAGCTCCGGGAGAGCCGCCACCCCcagctcccgcgccgccgccgcgccgcctctTCGTACCCGCGGCGCAAGCAAGCGGCGAAACGAGTCTGCGGGTTCTCAGCGCCGGCCCGGCGGGCCGGGAGCGCTCCCGTAGCCGGCCCCCGCCTGCCGGCGATGTGCCGGGAGCTCTCCCGCCGCTCCGGCGGCTCGGGCGCGGGGAAAAcacccttccctccccccccccgggcggCTTGTTCCCACGGCCACCGGCGGCCCCGGAAAAGCGAGAGCGGCCAACGCTTGCCTTCGCCCCGGGAAAGCGCCAACTGCCGGAACCGCTCCAGGGAGAACTGCCCGAGGCTGGGGGGAAGCGCAGGTTGTTTTCCAAAGgtgctctttcttttcccaggaATGTTGACCAAAGCATCTTCAAGGGGTGCAGCGCTCCCACTCGCTATGACTTAAAACCCGCTAGCGTGTGTCATTGCACCAGGGTTTATTTACTGGGACCAGGATTGCTTTATCC gttggAGTCTAGCAAAATTGTAAGTGTAGAGGGGGCAGCTGGTGGAAAGGAAAACCCTGCTGTGGCGGGGGGCTTGCGAGCTGGGGGCAGCGAGCTGCGACACCCCCGCGCTAGGGACCGCCGTGGGAATCTGCTGGAGGAGGCGTCTCGCCGACAGCCCAGGAAGAATAAAGGAGGAGACCCAGGGATGCAGAACGAATTCAg GCTGGAGCTGCGTTTCCTGCTGGCGCTCGCCCCGAGGATGTGCGAACCCCCCTCgggcaccttctccttctgcagGGCAGCCTAG